One region of Vigna angularis cultivar LongXiaoDou No.4 chromosome 10, ASM1680809v1, whole genome shotgun sequence genomic DNA includes:
- the LOC128194373 gene encoding uncharacterized protein LOC128194373: MSVSEYTNKFKHLVRFNTMATSEEWQCRKFENGLRSDLKVLISSLCIRSFPAMVERAKVLEKNMAEAEQQKKQQASRGPILSRPNLNRNRTPYARPTQSSGSQALVVAGQSGQPGTVRCFQCEGPHFRSSCPQLVGGKYCNRCRRNGHLESECNMGGRAVMRLPNAGRNQQGRGGRAQAVGRVYAITGSEAASSGTLIIGTCLVHGKQCCVLFDSGATHSFISKACVDKLGIAESEMQFDLVVSTPAAGEIRTSTVCVRCPIEVEGHKYKVNLICLPLKDLEVILGMDWLNTNRILTDCGAKELIFPEEDEEDLGVTLGQLKEDIMEGASCFLIMTHEDREAEAISFERSSNNKHSGGQSVVDEFPDVFPDEVPELPPVREVEFTIDLVTTAAPISVQPYRMAPAELVELKKQIEDLMDKKFIRPSVSPWGAPVLLVKKKDGSSRLCIDYRQLNKLTIKNKYPLPRIDDLLDQLHGASVFSKIDLRSGYHQIRVKEGDIQKTAFRSRYGHYEYVVMSFGVTNAPAVFMDYINRIFRPYLDKFVVVFIDDILIYSKSCEEHEEHLRLVLGVLREKELYAKLSKCEFWMKEVQFLGHVVSAGGISVDPAKVRAVLEWESPRSVTEVRSFVGLAGY, from the coding sequence ATGTCGGTTTCTGAATACACGAACAAGTTTAAGCACTTGGTTCGTTTCAATACAATGGCGACCAGTGAGGAGTGGCAGTGtagaaagtttgaaaatggGCTGAGAAGTGATCTGAAGGTGTTAATCTCCAGCCTATGCATTCGGTCGTTCCCTGCAATGGTTGAGAGGGCTAAAGTGTTAGAGAAAAATATGGCTGAGGCAGAACAACAGAAGAAACAACAGGCGTCACGGGGACCAATTCTGTCGAGACCCAATCTGAATCGGAACAGGACTCCATACGCTCGTCCAACACAGTCTAGTGGGTCTCAAGCGTTGGTGGTAGCGGGACAATCAGGACAACCGGGAACGGTCAGGTGTTTTCAATGTGAGGGGCCTCATTTTAGATCATCATGCCCTCAGTTGGTCGGAGGAAAGTATTGTAATCGGTGTAGAAGAAATGGCCACCTGGAGAGCGAATGCAATATGGGCGGACGTGCTGTGATGAGGCTGCCGAACGCTGGAAGGAACCAGCAAGGGAGAGGTGGACGAGCCCAGGCAGTTGGGCGTGTATATGCAATTACGGGGTCGGAAGCAGCAAGCTCAGGTACGCTCATCATTGGTACCTGTTTAGTTCATGGAAAGCaatgttgtgtgctgtttgatTCAGGGgcgacacactccttcatctcgaaggcgtgcgttgataAATTGGGAATAGCTGAGAGCGAGATGCAGTttgacttggtggtgtcaaccccagcagCTGGTGAGATTAGGACATCTACTGTGTGCgttagatgtcctattgaggtaGAAGGGCATAAATACAAGGTGAACCTCATATGTTTGCCTCTCAAAGACTTAGAAGtaattttgggaatggattggctgaataccaatcgcattctcacAGATTGTGGAGCTAAGGAATTAATTTttcctgaagaagatgaagaagactTGGGTGTGACACTCGGCCAGTTGAAAGAAGATATTATGGAGGGCGCGAGTTGTTTTCTGATTATGACACACGAAGACAGGGAGGCGGAAGCTATAAGTTTTGAACGATCGTCCAACAACAAGCACAGTGGAGGACAATCAGTTGTAGACGAATTCCCGGACGTCTTTCCGGATGAAGTGCCTGAATTGCCTCCCGTTCGTGAGGTTGAGTTTACCATTGATCTGGTAACGACCGCAGCACCCATATCCGTTCAACCATATAGAATGGCACCCGCTGAATTGGTTGAACTTAAAAAGCAAATTGAAGATTTGATGGATAAAAAGTTCATCCGGCCAAGCGTGTCACCCTGGGGAGCGCCTGTACtgttagtgaagaagaaggatggtagcTCTCGGCTTTGCATTGATTACCGACAAttgaataagctgaccatcaagaacaaatatccACTGCCTCGGATTGACGATCTATTGGACCAATTGCATGGAGCGAGCGTGTTCTCTAAGATAGACTTGAGATCAGGCTATCACCAAATTCGGGTTAAGGAAGGAGATATTCAGAAGACGGCCTTCCGTTCACGTTATGGACATTACGAGTACGTGGTGATGTCGTTCGGTGTTACGAACGCTCCAGCAGTTTTTATGGACTACATAAATCGCATCTTCAGACCGTATTTGGATAAATTCGTGGTGGTATTCATTGATGACattctcatctactccaagagctGTGAAGAGCATGAAGAGCACTTGAGGTTGGTACTAGGAgttttgagagaaaaagaactGTACGCTAAGTTAtccaagtgtgaattttggatgaaggaagtaCAGTTCTTGGGACACGTTGTATCCGCTGGTGGAATTTCAGTTGATCCGGCCAAGGTGCGAGCGGTATTGGAGTGGGAGAGTCCTCGTTCGGTCACAGAAGTACGGAGTTTTGTGGGACTCGCGGGCTACTAG
- the LOC108334830 gene encoding uncharacterized protein LOC108334830: protein MRSKKLSPKFVGSYQIMRKIGPVAYELTLPPQLSNLHPVFHVSQLWKYIADPSHILELEDVRLRQDRTLEMKPVRVEDVRIKYYKGKDVWLVKVVWDEKTGDATWEVEDAMKDLYPHLFPGKT, encoded by the coding sequence ATGCGATCAAAGAAATTATCTCCCAAGTTCGTGGGGTCGTATCAGATTATGAGGAAGATTGGACCAGTAGCATACGAGCTAACCTTGCCTCCTCAACTGTCCAACCTTCATCCGGTGTTTCATGTTTCTCAACTCTGGAAATACATAGCAGATCCCTCGCACATATTGGAGctagaggacgttcgtcttcgtcaagaccgaacgctggagaTGAAGCCGGTTCGTGTTGAAGACGTCCGCATCAAGTATTATAAAGGAAAAGACGTTTGGTTGGTGAAAGTAGTGTGGGACGAAAAGACAGGCGACGCTACATGGGAAGTAGAGGATGCTATGAAGGATTTATACCCTCATCTATTTCCTGGTAAgacttaa